Within Kineothrix sp. MB12-C1, the genomic segment GTGTTGAGTTCGCTCTTTTGATTGGTTCTATTTCAGCGTGCGGAGTAATGGGAGAAGCAACTTCAGCAGGTGCCGCGGGCGGTTTTATCATTGGAGGTATTATATACTTAGTCAATGAAATGACAGGCAGAAAAATTATGCGTATGGCTATTGGTCCGGTAGCTGCTATTGTAACGGGTATTATACTTAACCTTACATACTTGATTGGTTTAACACCTTTAGTATAATGCGATGTGATTTCAATCATAGTGTTACTGTAACTGTGAGGGGACTGAATAGTTAGGTATTGCTTAGAATTCGGGCGGGCCGGAAAGTTGCTTCCGGCTCGCCGGGGAAGCAGAGGAATAGTATATGATTTGTACGGTAAATGGCTTGTTTGATAAGGAAGAGTTAGGAATTACCATGTGCCATGAGCATCTGGCATTAGACTTGTCTCTTGTCAGAGGAGATGATGACTCTACGTTTCACGACAGAAATCTGATTGTGGAAGAATTGAATAAAATGAAAGCCTATGGTGTAAAGACTGTGGTAGAAGTAACTTGCGGCGATATGGGTAGAGATGTAAGAGCACTTAGAGAAATAAGCGATGTGTGTGATATTCATATTATAGCGGCGACAGGATGCTATTTAGAAGCATACCATAATGAATTTATCCGTTATGCCAAAGCGGAGGATATCTGCGATATTTTCGAAAAAGAGGCAGTAGAAGGAATCGGAGAAACGGGAATAAAAGCAGGTATTATAGGAGAAGTAGCCTCTGGTATGGGAGAGATGGCTCCCAGTGAAGAAAGGGTTCTGATCGCAGCAGCCATGGCGTCTGTCCGTACGGGGCTCGCTGTTACTACGCATTGCCAGATGGGGAGCCTTGCTCTGGAGCAGTCCAAGATACTTCAAGAAAATGGAATGAATCCGGATAAAATAATTCTAGGTCATCTGGATCTGGCAAATAACAGAGATTATTATGTGAAGGTATTAAGTACAGGTGTCAATATAGGTTTTGACACCATAGGAAAGAGCGCCTATTTATCGGATGAAATAAGAGCGGATAACCTTCTGTGGCTGCTTGAGAAAGGCTATGAGGATCATATCGTTTTATCTCAAGATATATCCAGAAAGTCGTATCTGTCAGCATATGGGAACTATTCCGGTTATATGACGGTAATGAAAGATTTTGTCCCCTTATTGAAGAAGAAGGGAATTAAGGAAGAAGATTTGGAGAAGCTATTAATCCGCAATCCGGCGAGAATATTAGATATTTAATTCTAATTTGTACTATTAAGGGAAAGGAGATTCAGTGCTGACCTATCCATTAAAAAATATTTCTATTGCAGAGGCAACACAACTGCAATTTAAGATTGTTGACAAAATAACGAGGGAGTTTCACGGGAGTGAATTTCTAACGAGAGGTGACTTGGGAGTTACAAGGAGATGGAATAAACCCTCCACAACGAAAAAGGTAGAACAGGTAATCGCATCTATCTTCGATGCAGAAGCCTGCCTGTTAGTAAGAGGGGCGGGGAGCGGAGCAATTCGCTTCGGCTTGCATGCCATGTTAAAGCCCTGCGATAAGGTATTGGTACATAACGCTCCGGTCTATACGACAACTGCAATTTCCTTGGAAATGTTAAATATCACTACGATAGAGGCTGATTATAATGATTCCTCATCCATCAAAGAAACAATAGAAGAGAATCCCGATATTCAAGGGGCTATTATCCAGTATACGAGACAGAAACTGGATGACAGCTATGATATGAGTGAGTGTGTGAAAGCAATAAAAGGCATAGGAAATATTCCTATTTTAACGGATGATAACTATGCAGTTATGAAAGTAAAAAATATCGGGGTACAATGCGGAGCTGACTTATCCTGTTTTTCTTCCTTTAAGATATTGGGACCGGAAGGAATCGGAGTAATTGTCGGTAGTAAAAGGTATATTGATAAGTTGGAACAGGAGAGTTATTCAGGCGGGATGCAGGTGCAAGGATATGAAGCACTTGATGTGCTGCGCGGATTTGTATATGCACCGGTAGCGCTGGCTTTACAGTCGCAGGTGAATGAAGAATGTGTGAAGCGTTTATGTGACGGAGAAATAAAAGGTATTAAAGATGCTTTTCTGGCAAATGCCCAATCCAAGGTTCTGTTGGTAGAGTTTGAGGAAGAAATCGCAGATAAGGTATTGGAAGAAGCTGAAACGCTGGGGGCAGCACCTTATCCGGTAGGGGCTGAATCCAAATATGAGCTAATCCCTATGTTTTACAGAGTATCGGGTACGGTACGAAAAGCTGCTCCCGATATAGAGCATAGAATGATTCGTATCAATGCGATGAGAGCCGGCGCAGATACTGTTATGAGAATCTTAAAAGAAGCCGTAGAGAGAGTGAGAGAGCAATGTTCATACATCAATTGATAGATAAAAATGAGAATTTAATAAAAGCGGCCTTTGCCTTACACCAGGATGGCCGAGTACTGCCGGATTCCTATTTGATCGATGTGGATATGTTCTTGAAAAATGCGGAAAAAATACTGCACAAGGCAAAGGAATATAAGATAAAGCTATATTTTATGTTAAAGCAGTTGGGAAGAAACCCGTATCTGGCAAAAGAGTTAGTTCGACTTGGCTATGAAGGAGCGGTGGTAGTGGATTTCAAAGAAGCACAGCTTATGATGCAGCACCAAATTCCTATTGGAAATGTGGGACACCTCGTACAGATACCGGAAACGATGATACCTAAGACCATTGCGTACCGGCCGGAGGTAATTACTGTTTATTCTTACAATAAGGTTAAAAGTATAGATAAGGCAGCCGGGGATGCAGGCATTACACAAGGAATCCTCCTCCGTGTTTATGGGGATAAAGATGCTATTTATTCCGGCCAGACAGCAGGCATCTCATTGAATGAGGTGAAAGATTTTGCTTTGCGCGTGAAAGCGGAATGCAAGAACATACAGATTAAAGGGGTAACCTCTTTTCCTTGCTTTCTCTATGATGATGAAAAGAGGGATATAGTACCTACTAATAATTTGGATACAGTAAAGGAAGCAGTAGAGATGCTTAAGGAACTGGGGATAACGCCGGATATTATAAATACGCCCTCAGCTACTTGTGTATATACATTGGATAAAATAGCGGCATATGGCGGCAACTGCGGAGAACCCGGGCACGGTTTGACAGGAACAACACCTTTACATGCGGCCCGCGATATGGAGGAAATTCCAAGTGTAGTATATGTTTCGGAGATTTCTCACAATTTCAAGGGTGAGGCATATTGCTATGGAGGCGGCCACTATAGGCGTTCTCATGCCTCTAATACATTAGTAGGAAAAAATATGGAATCGGCCGAAAGGCTCTCTGTTATCGTGCCTAACGAGGATAGTATTGACTATCATTTTGCGATTTCCAAGGAATGTACCATAGGAGATACGGTGCTGATGGCATTCCGATTCCAGATTTTTGTTACAAGAAGCGACGTGGTACTTGTGAAAGGGATATCGACAGGAAAACCGGAAGTCGTGGGTATTTATGATAGTCTCGGAAATAAGAAAGAGTGATGGAGTTGGATAGAGACAAGAAAGATAAAAAAGGAAGATTTATTGTTATCGTTTTGGATGGATTTGGGATAGGGTCTATGAATGACACCGAAAAGGTGCGTCCTGAGGACCGGGAATCCAATACATTAAGAAGTATTCTGAAGGATTTTCCGGACATGAAGCTGCCTAATATGGAAAAGCTGGGGTTGATGAATGCCTATGGGATGGAAAGTGAGCAGATGAAATATAGCGTTTCGGCAAACTTCGGAAAATCCGAGTTAATGCATTTCGGTGCGGATACCTTTATGGGACATCAGGAAATCATGGGTACCCTGCCGAAGAAGCCTGAAGCTCATCCTTTTCAGGAAAAGGTAGATATTGTTGCAGACCAGCTAAAAGCCCACGGACACAAGGTGGAGGTCCTGGAAAAAGAAGGTCTTAGGTATATTCTCTGCGATGATTATGTTACAGTAGGCGATAACCTGGAGGCAGATTTAGGAATGTGCTATAACGTTACGGCACCGCTTGATTATATTTCCTTTGAGAAAGAATGTGAGATTGCCTATCTGGTGAGAGAAGTAGTAACGGTAGGGCGTGTGGTAGTGTTCGGGGGTACGGGCAATACGATGGAAGATATATGGAATGCGCAGGAAACAAAGCAGGGGACATATATTGGAATTGCCTCTGCTAAGTCCAAATCTTACGAACAGGGTTACCAATGCAGACATTTGGGATATGGGGTAGACAAGAGGACCCAGGCACCTACTATATTGACAGATGCAGGAATTACGGTAACTTTGATAGGGAAGGTGGCGGATATCGTTGCCAATGATCAGGGAAGGAGTATATCCTGTGTGCCTACGGATCGTTGTATCGAGCTGACCATAGAGGCTATAACTGCTATGGAAGAAGGCTTTATATGTACGAATATACAGGAAACAGATCTGGCCGGACATTCCCAGTCCGCCGAAGTATATAAGAAGATATTGGAAAAGGCAGATGCAGGGATAGGGAAAATGATTTCGCTATTGAATGAAAGAGATATCCTTCTCATTATGGCAGATCATGGAAACGACCCTTCGATTGGGCACAGCAAACATACGAGAGAGTGTGTTCCGATTCTGCTTTATAAAGAGAACGTATATGGGAAACACATCGGAACGAGGAGTACCCTTTCCGATGTGGGTGCCAGCGTGTGTGAGTATTTTGGAGTAATACCGCCTCAAAACGGAAGGTCATTTTTAGATGATTATTTACATAGTTCGCATTATGTACATTAAAAGTGATATTATAATATCCCCCTTTATTATAATATAGAGTAAGCCTGAAATGAATATGGGAGTATCTGTCTTAGAGAAGATAGATACTCCGCATTCTATAAATATTTTAAAATTATCTAAAATTATAAAAAAGTATTGCAGATGAAAACGAAATATGATATTATGCTAAATGTCACATGGAATTAGTTATAGATTCCAACATAGTACATGCGGGTGTAGTTCAATGGTAGAACACTAGCCTTCCAAGCTAGATACGTGGGTTCGATTCCCATCACCCGCTTTTTTTGTGCGCTTTTTTAGAAAAATTAAAAAATATTAAGAACTTGCCCTGTGGCAAAGAAGGCGCATTTATGTTACGCTAGTGGCTGTTAGGTTGATAAAACAGGTAGTTGGGAAAATGTAAAAGGAGACAAAAGCGTAATGAAGAAAATGAAAAGATGGGCAGCTATGGTTTTATGTCTTTGCCTCTTATCGGGTATGGCAGTACAAGCGAGAGAGATTCCGGCAGGAGGAATAGATTATACATCGGTTTTTGATGCAGAATATTATTATAATACATATGCTGATGTACAAGCCGCGGTAGGTTACGATGCGGATAAATTATTAAGACATTTTATTGCATCGGGAATGAAAGAAGGCCGTGCGGGGAATGCAGCGTTTGATGTGCGGGCCTATATGCAGAATAATCTTGATTTGGTCTCTGCATTCGGTGTGAAGGACTTGAGTGCTTATTATTATCATTATATTCAGACCGGAGAAGCAGAGGGGCGAATCGCAACTGCTGTAACAAAGACTGACGGCCAGATCGCTTCTTTTTCTACGCAGTATAATACAGAAGAGGACAGAGCAGTTAATGTAGAGATAGCTTCCTCCAGAATTGACGGCATGATCATTGAGCCTCAGGGAACATTTTCCTTCAGCAATTCTGTTATGTCCAGAACGGTGGAAAATGGATATAAACTTGCACCTTCTTTTGCAGGAGGACGAGTAGTTACGAGCGTGGGAGGCGGAATATGCCAAGTATCCTCCACTCTCTATGTGACGATGCTGCTTTCCCTTATTCCTGCTACAGAGCGCTATGCTCATTCATTAGCGGTAGACTATGTACCGACAGGTCTTGATTCTGCTATTGTCGAGGGGGTTAAAGATTTGAGATTTAAGAATCCTTACGATTATCCTATTTGTATTCGTTCTACAGCAAAAGATGGGGATCTGACGATAAGTATAAGCAGAGCGACAGAGGGCTACAAAAGGCAGTAAAAATAGAAGTGATGGAATAATAGAAAAACAAAAATGATAATAAAAAGTAGTTGACAAATGAAGCAGTTATATGTAAAATGATTATTGTTGACGCGTTAAAGCACAACATAATCATTTACATTTGCGCGAGTGGCTCAGTTGGTGGAGCACGACCTTGCCAAGGTCGGGGTCGCGGGTTC encodes:
- a CDS encoding phosphopentomutase: MELDRDKKDKKGRFIVIVLDGFGIGSMNDTEKVRPEDRESNTLRSILKDFPDMKLPNMEKLGLMNAYGMESEQMKYSVSANFGKSELMHFGADTFMGHQEIMGTLPKKPEAHPFQEKVDIVADQLKAHGHKVEVLEKEGLRYILCDDYVTVGDNLEADLGMCYNVTAPLDYISFEKECEIAYLVREVVTVGRVVVFGGTGNTMEDIWNAQETKQGTYIGIASAKSKSYEQGYQCRHLGYGVDKRTQAPTILTDAGITVTLIGKVADIVANDQGRSISCVPTDRCIELTIEAITAMEEGFICTNIQETDLAGHSQSAEVYKKILEKADAGIGKMISLLNERDILLIMADHGNDPSIGHSKHTRECVPILLYKENVYGKHIGTRSTLSDVGASVCEYFGVIPPQNGRSFLDDYLHSSHYVH
- a CDS encoding VanW family protein, with translation MKKMKRWAAMVLCLCLLSGMAVQAREIPAGGIDYTSVFDAEYYYNTYADVQAAVGYDADKLLRHFIASGMKEGRAGNAAFDVRAYMQNNLDLVSAFGVKDLSAYYYHYIQTGEAEGRIATAVTKTDGQIASFSTQYNTEEDRAVNVEIASSRIDGMIIEPQGTFSFSNSVMSRTVENGYKLAPSFAGGRVVTSVGGGICQVSSTLYVTMLLSLIPATERYAHSLAVDYVPTGLDSAIVEGVKDLRFKNPYDYPICIRSTAKDGDLTISISRATEGYKRQ
- a CDS encoding aminotransferase class V-fold PLP-dependent enzyme: MLTYPLKNISIAEATQLQFKIVDKITREFHGSEFLTRGDLGVTRRWNKPSTTKKVEQVIASIFDAEACLLVRGAGSGAIRFGLHAMLKPCDKVLVHNAPVYTTTAISLEMLNITTIEADYNDSSSIKETIEENPDIQGAIIQYTRQKLDDSYDMSECVKAIKGIGNIPILTDDNYAVMKVKNIGVQCGADLSCFSSFKILGPEGIGVIVGSKRYIDKLEQESYSGGMQVQGYEALDVLRGFVYAPVALALQSQVNEECVKRLCDGEIKGIKDAFLANAQSKVLLVEFEEEIADKVLEEAETLGAAPYPVGAESKYELIPMFYRVSGTVRKAAPDIEHRMIRINAMRAGADTVMRILKEAVERVREQCSYIN
- a CDS encoding alanine racemase; this encodes MIDKNENLIKAAFALHQDGRVLPDSYLIDVDMFLKNAEKILHKAKEYKIKLYFMLKQLGRNPYLAKELVRLGYEGAVVVDFKEAQLMMQHQIPIGNVGHLVQIPETMIPKTIAYRPEVITVYSYNKVKSIDKAAGDAGITQGILLRVYGDKDAIYSGQTAGISLNEVKDFALRVKAECKNIQIKGVTSFPCFLYDDEKRDIVPTNNLDTVKEAVEMLKELGITPDIINTPSATCVYTLDKIAAYGGNCGEPGHGLTGTTPLHAARDMEEIPSVVYVSEISHNFKGEAYCYGGGHYRRSHASNTLVGKNMESAERLSVIVPNEDSIDYHFAISKECTIGDTVLMAFRFQIFVTRSDVVLVKGISTGKPEVVGIYDSLGNKKE
- a CDS encoding phosphotriesterase family protein; this translates as MICTVNGLFDKEELGITMCHEHLALDLSLVRGDDDSTFHDRNLIVEELNKMKAYGVKTVVEVTCGDMGRDVRALREISDVCDIHIIAATGCYLEAYHNEFIRYAKAEDICDIFEKEAVEGIGETGIKAGIIGEVASGMGEMAPSEERVLIAAAMASVRTGLAVTTHCQMGSLALEQSKILQENGMNPDKIILGHLDLANNRDYYVKVLSTGVNIGFDTIGKSAYLSDEIRADNLLWLLEKGYEDHIVLSQDISRKSYLSAYGNYSGYMTVMKDFVPLLKKKGIKEEDLEKLLIRNPARILDI